A genomic region of Pseudomonas sp. KU43P contains the following coding sequences:
- a CDS encoding PAS domain S-box protein, whose amino-acid sequence MKRLRRLWVIGCLLLPLIALARPEVAPTVALEPAQQQWLDSHRSLRVGLVLQAPYAQFDRRLQQLYGANVELVNWLAQVLQLDLTWRNFADQASLEHALQAGEIDFAPGLTQTPASLRQWLFSDPYMRVPQLVVGPRTGAMAVELEKLDADDRVAVRMPSVLADYLRGNYANLNLQGVPSEREALQLVIGGQVSFAVLDEAQLSRLSRESEFSELVVVGDIGLPQLLRVGSRRDWPILADVLERGLQAMPAKELEQLHQRWLQPKYPRLSESAGFWQNLALLFGMLLLCALATLVWQRRQQRQLERSLLAARENLTERQGREEALRLSQFAIDQSTVGILWVNWDSHVRYANHAVERMLGYAEAELLERPLIDFEPNLGMDRWLQLWKGARNGEGGARQFETHCLCADGSLLPVELSLSFLRFRDAEYLVVYLADVTERHRALAALRESEARLKGIAGNVPGLVFRLEPAPAEGDPEFPYISEGSEALVGYTPAQIQHPQMGLRNLVHPEDRADYHQVQDLAIASGQDWSWQGRILTRDGEQRWADIKASARHLANGRVVWDGVVWDITQGKRAEMALGKSQEQLRELSAHLESVREEEKARIAREVHDELGQMLTVLKLEVSMCELAFAELDPALNERLASMKRLIAQLFQLVRDVATALRPPILDAGIASAIEWQARRFEARTQIPCLVQVPENLPALSDAKATGLFRILQEALTNVMRHAQAHSVEIELVRERGQLRMTVSDDGRGFCHDQPRPTSFGLVGVRERVLMLGGSMTLDSEPGEGTSLSVAIPLEVGERA is encoded by the coding sequence ATGAAGCGATTGCGTCGCCTGTGGGTTATCGGCTGCTTGTTGCTGCCCTTGATCGCCTTGGCAAGACCGGAAGTGGCGCCAACGGTAGCCCTCGAACCGGCCCAACAGCAATGGCTAGACAGCCACCGCAGCTTGCGCGTCGGCCTTGTGCTGCAGGCCCCCTATGCTCAGTTCGACCGTCGGCTGCAGCAGCTTTACGGGGCCAACGTGGAACTTGTGAACTGGCTGGCCCAGGTGCTCCAGCTGGACCTGACCTGGCGCAACTTCGCCGACCAGGCGAGCCTTGAGCATGCCCTGCAGGCGGGCGAAATCGATTTTGCCCCAGGCCTGACCCAGACGCCCGCCAGCTTGCGCCAATGGCTGTTCAGCGACCCTTACATGCGCGTGCCGCAGCTGGTGGTGGGGCCACGTACCGGGGCGATGGCCGTGGAGCTGGAAAAGCTCGATGCCGATGACCGTGTCGCGGTGCGCATGCCCAGCGTACTGGCCGACTACCTGCGTGGCAATTACGCCAACCTCAACCTGCAGGGCGTGCCCAGCGAGCGAGAGGCCCTACAGTTGGTCATCGGCGGCCAGGTCAGTTTTGCGGTGCTCGATGAGGCCCAGCTCAGCCGTCTTTCGCGCGAAAGCGAGTTCAGCGAACTGGTGGTGGTGGGCGATATCGGCCTGCCGCAGTTGTTGCGGGTGGGATCGAGGCGTGACTGGCCGATACTGGCCGACGTGCTCGAACGTGGCCTGCAGGCCATGCCCGCCAAAGAGCTGGAACAACTGCATCAACGCTGGCTGCAGCCCAAGTACCCGCGCCTGAGCGAGTCGGCAGGCTTCTGGCAGAACCTCGCGCTGCTGTTCGGCATGCTGCTGCTATGTGCCTTGGCCACCCTGGTATGGCAGCGCCGCCAACAGCGCCAGCTTGAACGTAGCCTGCTGGCTGCCCGGGAAAACCTGACCGAGCGACAGGGGCGTGAGGAGGCACTTCGTCTGAGTCAGTTCGCTATCGACCAGAGCACGGTGGGTATCCTCTGGGTCAACTGGGACAGCCACGTGCGCTACGCCAACCATGCCGTGGAACGCATGCTCGGGTATGCCGAAGCCGAGTTGCTCGAGCGCCCGCTGATCGACTTCGAACCCAACCTCGGCATGGATCGCTGGCTTCAGTTGTGGAAGGGCGCCCGTAATGGGGAAGGTGGTGCGCGGCAGTTCGAGACGCACTGCCTGTGCGCCGATGGCAGTTTGCTGCCGGTGGAGCTTTCGCTGAGCTTCCTGCGCTTTCGTGATGCCGAATACCTGGTCGTCTACCTTGCCGATGTGACCGAACGCCACCGTGCCCTGGCGGCGCTGCGCGAAAGCGAGGCTCGGCTCAAAGGTATCGCCGGCAATGTACCGGGCCTGGTCTTTCGCCTGGAACCTGCCCCCGCCGAAGGTGACCCTGAGTTTCCCTATATCAGTGAGGGTAGCGAGGCCCTGGTCGGCTATACCCCCGCGCAGATACAGCACCCGCAGATGGGCCTGCGCAACCTGGTCCATCCCGAAGACCGGGCCGACTATCACCAGGTGCAGGACCTGGCCATTGCCAGTGGCCAGGACTGGTCCTGGCAGGGACGTATCCTGACCCGCGACGGCGAGCAGCGCTGGGCCGACATCAAGGCCAGTGCTCGCCACCTGGCCAATGGCCGAGTGGTATGGGACGGCGTGGTGTGGGACATCACCCAAGGCAAGCGGGCCGAGATGGCGCTGGGCAAATCCCAGGAACAGCTTCGTGAGCTGTCGGCGCATCTTGAAAGCGTGCGCGAAGAAGAAAAAGCCCGCATTGCCCGCGAAGTGCATGATGAACTCGGTCAGATGCTAACGGTGCTCAAGCTGGAAGTGTCGATGTGCGAGCTGGCGTTTGCCGAGCTCGACCCGGCACTGAACGAGCGCCTGGCCAGCATGAAGCGCCTGATTGCCCAGTTGTTCCAGTTGGTACGCGACGTAGCCACGGCATTGCGCCCGCCGATTCTCGACGCCGGCATTGCCTCGGCCATCGAATGGCAGGCCCGGCGTTTCGAGGCGCGCACGCAGATTCCTTGCTTGGTACAGGTGCCGGAAAATCTGCCAGCATTGAGCGATGCCAAGGCCACCGGGCTGTTCCGCATCCTGCAGGAGGCGCTGACCAACGTCATGCGCCACGCCCAGGCGCACAGCGTGGAAATTGAGTTGGTGCGCGAAAGAGGGCAACTGCGCATGACTGTCAGCGACGACGGCCGAGGTTTCTGCCACGACCAGCCCAGGCCGACCTCGTTCGGCCTGGTGGGAGTGCGTGAGCGGGTGCTGATGTTGGGCGGCAGCATGACGTTGGACAGTGAACCGGGCGAGGGCACCAGCCTGAGCGTGGCCATTCCGTTGGAAGTAGGAGAACGAGCGTGA
- a CDS encoding alpha/beta hydrolase family protein: MLTLYRTTLAMCCLASLLPLGAVAADAEKPPAATETAATSAPRPPLLERSQEDAQALERLVPKAEQQTLQAGNENFLALWKPANDSDPQGAVIIVPGAGENADWPNAVGPLRSKFPDIGWHSLSVSLPDLLADSPQARVESKPTAEPQKDKGESAPAKDTPADANANIAQATAADSDTAQSTDAEQATEQNDQADAERIFARLDAAVAYAQQHNSRSIVLIGHGSGAYWAARYLSEKQPAQVQKLVMIAAQTPARVEHDLESLTPTLKVPTADLYYATRTSDRKAAEQRLQASKRQKDSEYKQLSLIAMPGNKDAEQEQLFRRVRGWMAPQE; the protein is encoded by the coding sequence ATGCTCACACTTTATCGCACGACGCTGGCAATGTGCTGCCTGGCCTCGCTCCTGCCCCTCGGCGCCGTGGCCGCCGACGCTGAAAAACCGCCAGCGGCCACCGAAACAGCAGCCACGTCCGCCCCTCGACCGCCCCTTCTGGAACGCAGCCAGGAAGACGCGCAGGCCTTGGAGCGACTGGTGCCAAAGGCCGAGCAGCAGACCCTGCAGGCCGGCAACGAGAATTTCCTGGCACTGTGGAAGCCGGCCAACGACAGCGACCCGCAAGGCGCGGTGATCATTGTGCCGGGTGCCGGTGAGAACGCCGACTGGCCAAACGCGGTCGGCCCGCTGCGGAGCAAGTTCCCCGATATCGGCTGGCACAGTTTGAGCGTGAGCCTGCCTGACCTGCTTGCCGACAGCCCGCAAGCGCGAGTCGAGAGCAAGCCGACCGCCGAGCCGCAGAAAGACAAAGGCGAAAGCGCTCCCGCCAAGGACACCCCGGCCGACGCCAACGCCAACATCGCCCAAGCCACTGCGGCCGATAGCGACACTGCACAAAGCACCGACGCCGAGCAGGCGACCGAGCAGAATGACCAGGCCGACGCCGAACGCATCTTCGCCCGCCTCGATGCCGCCGTCGCCTATGCCCAGCAGCACAACTCGCGCAGTATCGTGCTGATCGGCCATGGCAGCGGTGCCTACTGGGCGGCGCGCTACCTGAGCGAGAAGCAGCCGGCACAAGTGCAGAAACTGGTGATGATCGCCGCACAAACGCCCGCACGGGTCGAACATGACCTGGAAAGCCTGACACCGACGCTAAAGGTGCCGACCGCCGACCTCTATTACGCCACCCGCACCAGCGACCGCAAGGCAGCCGAGCAGCGCCTGCAAGCCAGCAAGCGGCAGAAGGACAGCGAGTACAAACAACTCTCCCTGATTGCCATGCCGGGTAACAAGGACGCCGAGCAGGAGCAACTGTTCCGCCGCGTGCGCGGGTGGATGGCGCCTCAGGAATAG
- a CDS encoding TerB family tellurite resistance protein, with translation MWWPGTVIGLGAGFAVASIPGALLGALLGQAMDRRIRVQGWDDMRERLGGRPALRDEELLFVLLGRLAKSDGRVAEQHIQQARQEMVRLDMAEAQRLRAIAAFNRGKAGKDRLSGHLRRIRLQPHAAEGTLRACWRMAWADGKAGQRERDLLLDWGQKLGLSRRQVQAMSLEYEPRKASVTSGVMTYAAALRLLGVEADTEGDRVKQAYRRLVSRHHPDKLAGSGASEAQVREATERTRELHQAYALIRKRRGF, from the coding sequence ATGTGGTGGCCAGGCACGGTGATCGGGCTGGGCGCAGGCTTCGCGGTAGCCAGCATTCCTGGGGCGTTGCTCGGGGCGCTGCTGGGGCAGGCCATGGATCGGCGCATACGGGTGCAGGGCTGGGACGATATGCGCGAACGCCTGGGGGGCCGCCCGGCACTGCGAGACGAGGAGTTGCTGTTCGTGCTGCTCGGGCGTCTGGCCAAGAGTGATGGGCGGGTAGCCGAGCAACATATCCAGCAGGCCCGCCAGGAAATGGTCCGCCTGGACATGGCCGAGGCGCAGCGGCTACGGGCGATCGCTGCGTTCAACCGGGGCAAGGCGGGCAAAGACCGTTTGAGTGGCCACTTGCGGCGCATTCGCCTGCAGCCGCACGCGGCCGAAGGCACGTTGCGTGCGTGTTGGCGCATGGCCTGGGCCGATGGCAAGGCCGGCCAGCGTGAGCGTGATCTGCTCCTGGACTGGGGGCAGAAGCTGGGGCTCAGCCGGCGTCAGGTGCAGGCCATGTCGCTGGAGTACGAGCCACGCAAGGCCAGTGTGACGTCTGGCGTCATGACTTATGCGGCGGCACTGCGCCTATTGGGCGTCGAGGCGGATACGGAGGGTGATCGGGTCAAGCAGGCCTATCGCCGTCTGGTCAGCCGGCATCATCCCGACAAGCTGGCCGGGTCCGGGGCCAGTGAGGCACAAGTGCGCGAGGCCACCGAGCGGACCCGAGAGCTGCATCAGGCCTATGCGTTGATTCGCAAACGAAGGGGTTTCTGA
- the murU gene encoding N-acetylmuramate alpha-1-phosphate uridylyltransferase MurU: protein MKAMILAAGKGERMRPLTLHTPKPLVPVAGQPLIEYHLRALATAGFTEVVINHAWLGQQIEDHLGDGSRFGLRIRYSPEGEPLETGGGIFKALPLLGNTPFLLVNGDVWTDYDFTRLRGPLQGLAHLVLVDNPGHHGRGDFRLLGEQVADGDDAPGTLTFSGLSVLHPALFEGCQPGAFKLAPLLRQAMQAGKVSGEHYRGHWVDVGTLERLAEVERLIGERA from the coding sequence ATGAAAGCGATGATCCTGGCGGCAGGCAAGGGCGAGCGCATGCGCCCGCTCACCCTGCATACGCCAAAACCCTTGGTGCCGGTCGCCGGCCAGCCGTTGATCGAGTACCACCTGCGCGCACTGGCAACTGCCGGTTTCACCGAAGTGGTGATCAACCATGCCTGGCTGGGCCAGCAGATCGAGGATCACCTGGGCGACGGCAGTCGTTTTGGCCTGCGCATCCGCTATTCGCCAGAGGGGGAGCCGCTGGAGACGGGGGGCGGAATCTTCAAGGCGCTGCCTCTGCTGGGTAATACGCCGTTCCTGCTGGTCAATGGCGATGTCTGGACCGATTACGACTTCACGCGCCTGCGGGGCCCGCTGCAGGGGCTGGCACACCTGGTGCTGGTCGATAACCCGGGCCATCACGGTCGAGGCGACTTCCGCCTGCTGGGAGAGCAGGTGGCGGATGGCGACGATGCGCCCGGCACCCTGACATTCAGCGGCCTGTCAGTTCTGCATCCGGCCTTGTTCGAAGGCTGCCAGCCAGGCGCCTTCAAGCTGGCGCCGCTGTTGCGTCAGGCCATGCAGGCAGGCAAGGTCAGCGGCGAGCATTACCGCGGCCACTGGGTCGATGTCGGCACCCTGGAGCGCCTGGCCGAGGTCGAGCGCTTGATCGGCGAGCGCGCTTGA
- a CDS encoding aminoglycoside phosphotransferase family protein has protein sequence MPEHDVRLQQLTVWLDEQLNDLFRDNAWGEVPEGSLTAASSDASFRRYFRWQGAGRSFVIMDAPPPQENCRPFVDIDRLLAGAGVHVPQIHAQDLERGFLLLGDLGHQTYLDIIDVDNADALFADAIAALLAFQRLPMDAPLPSYDDALLRREVELFPEWYVGRELGKAFTEEQKATWQRVSQLLLDSALAQPKVLVHRDYMPRNLMQSAPNPGVLDFQDAVYGPVTYDITCLFKDAFLSWPQARVEGWLRSYWGQAQAAGIPVQPVFEDFQRASDLMGVQRHLKVIGIFARICHRDGKPRYLADVPRFFAYIDEVISRRPELGELGQLIAELKAGVRA, from the coding sequence ATGCCTGAACACGATGTACGCCTGCAACAACTGACTGTCTGGCTCGATGAGCAGCTCAATGACCTTTTCCGCGACAACGCCTGGGGCGAGGTACCTGAAGGCAGCCTGACCGCCGCCAGCAGCGACGCGAGCTTTCGCCGTTACTTCCGCTGGCAGGGCGCGGGCCGCAGCTTCGTGATCATGGATGCGCCCCCTCCCCAGGAGAATTGCCGACCATTCGTCGACATCGATCGACTGCTGGCCGGCGCAGGCGTGCATGTGCCGCAGATTCACGCCCAGGACCTGGAGCGAGGCTTCCTGCTGCTGGGCGATCTGGGCCACCAGACCTACCTGGACATCATTGATGTCGACAACGCCGACGCTCTGTTCGCCGATGCCATCGCTGCGCTGTTGGCATTCCAGCGCTTGCCGATGGATGCACCGTTGCCCAGCTACGATGATGCGCTGTTGCGCCGTGAAGTCGAGCTGTTCCCCGAATGGTACGTGGGCCGCGAACTCGGCAAGGCCTTCACCGAAGAGCAGAAAGCGACCTGGCAGCGTGTCAGCCAGCTGTTGCTCGACAGCGCCCTGGCCCAGCCAAAAGTGCTGGTGCACCGCGACTATATGCCGCGAAACCTGATGCAGAGCGCGCCCAACCCTGGCGTGCTGGATTTCCAGGATGCGGTCTACGGCCCTGTGACCTATGACATCACCTGCCTGTTCAAGGACGCGTTCCTCAGCTGGCCGCAGGCACGTGTCGAAGGCTGGTTGCGCAGCTACTGGGGCCAGGCGCAAGCCGCCGGCATCCCGGTGCAGCCGGTGTTCGAAGACTTCCAGCGCGCCAGTGACCTGATGGGCGTGCAGCGCCACTTGAAAGTGATCGGCATCTTCGCCCGAATCTGCCACCGCGATGGCAAACCCCGTTACCTGGCCGACGTGCCGCGTTTCTTCGCCTATATAGATGAAGTGATCAGCCGCCGCCCCGAGCTCGGGGAACTGGGCCAACTGATCGCAGAACTCAAGGCCGGAGTGCGTGCATGA
- a CDS encoding LPS-assembly protein LptD, protein MALKSPAFRRKFPLLVTGGLLAMQPLATSYVVAAEQFDCQVSASGGWDCKPKTPVNNLPPRPVHEGAALTSGTEAPSAEAESGEKPMLVTESKGRGLKSRSEDYSHLDWVPREKLTAAQLAETGPYCGGAYVEPTRPGMADTTPKDESPTYINAKVSKYQQEQQIATLAGDVVMRQGSMQAEADEANLYQTENRGELKGNVKIRDNGSLVVGDQAQIQLDTGEAQVDNAEYVMHKSHIRGNALYAKRGENAIIRLKDGTYTTCEPGSNAWQLKGNNITLNPATGFGTATNVTLRVKDFPVFYTPYIYFPIDDRRQSGFLPPSFSSTSDTGFMLVTPYYFNLAPNYDATLYPRYMTKRGLLMEGEFRYLTKSSEGQFGGAYLNDKNDDRKDQTDYKEQRWMVNWQHKGGLDERLLAEVDYTDISDPFYFQDLESDQIGVESRDALNQRGALTYRGDSYQARLNLQAYEMATISKITPYNKLPQITLNGMLPYHPGGFDFSYKTEAVRFDRDLKTGPVFNEDGELDTTAGARGQRLDENLFGIARSNGNRLNAAPAISLPMEASYGYMKPKLTYMYTHYDLDLDSKGKNDLVINPGRVPLYGDFKSNQDRDVPIFSVDSGLYFDRNTSLFGTNYRQTLEPRLFYLYVPYKDQTDIPLFDTGESVFSYDSLFRENRFSGTDRIGDENKLSLGVTTRWIEENGFERQFLSVGQAYYFKDRKVQLPGIDYRTRTDSQSDVSPYALLYGYRFNRDWRFNANYNWDPDTRSPRSGAAMFHYQPEDNPNKIVNLGYRYRNDTIAYDSATGTWKVGGGDYGTPGSANYVKDYYKIQQHDFSVIWPIVPQWNVIARWQHDYNRNRTLEAMGGFEYDNCCWKLRLINRYWIDYDDFSQATPVNEKGDHGIFLQIVLKGLGGVVGNKVESFLDEGIQGYRTREDQAY, encoded by the coding sequence ATGGCATTGAAATCCCCCGCGTTTCGTAGAAAGTTTCCGTTGCTGGTGACCGGCGGTCTGCTGGCCATGCAACCTCTGGCCACCTCCTATGTGGTGGCTGCCGAGCAGTTCGACTGCCAAGTGTCCGCCTCCGGTGGTTGGGACTGCAAGCCCAAGACCCCAGTCAACAACCTGCCTCCGCGCCCCGTGCACGAGGGTGCTGCGCTCACGTCCGGCACCGAAGCCCCGTCGGCTGAAGCCGAAAGTGGCGAAAAGCCGATGCTGGTCACCGAGAGCAAGGGCCGTGGCCTGAAGTCGCGCAGCGAAGACTACAGCCACCTGGACTGGGTTCCGCGTGAAAAGCTCACTGCAGCACAGCTGGCCGAAACCGGCCCGTACTGCGGTGGCGCGTATGTCGAGCCTACCCGTCCTGGCATGGCCGACACCACGCCGAAGGACGAATCGCCGACCTACATCAATGCCAAGGTGTCCAAGTACCAGCAGGAGCAGCAGATCGCGACCCTCGCCGGTGACGTGGTCATGCGCCAGGGCAGCATGCAGGCAGAGGCCGACGAGGCCAACCTGTACCAGACCGAAAACCGCGGCGAGCTCAAAGGCAACGTCAAGATCCGCGACAACGGCTCGCTGGTGGTGGGCGACCAGGCACAGATTCAGCTCGATACGGGCGAAGCCCAGGTCGACAACGCCGAATATGTGATGCACAAGTCGCACATCCGCGGCAACGCTCTGTACGCCAAGCGTGGCGAAAACGCCATCATCCGTCTCAAGGACGGTACGTATACCACTTGCGAACCGGGCAGCAACGCCTGGCAGCTGAAGGGCAACAACATCACACTGAACCCGGCCACCGGCTTCGGTACCGCGACCAACGTCACCCTGCGGGTCAAGGATTTCCCGGTGTTCTATACACCGTACATCTACTTCCCGATCGACGACCGTCGCCAGTCCGGCTTCCTGCCGCCGTCGTTCAGCAGTACCAGCGATACCGGCTTCATGCTGGTCACGCCGTACTACTTCAACCTGGCGCCGAACTATGACGCCACGTTGTACCCGCGCTACATGACCAAACGCGGCCTGCTGATGGAAGGTGAGTTCCGTTACCTGACCAAGTCCAGCGAAGGCCAGTTCGGCGGCGCGTACCTGAACGATAAGAACGATGATCGCAAAGACCAGACTGACTACAAAGAACAGCGCTGGATGGTCAACTGGCAGCACAAGGGTGGCCTGGACGAGCGCCTGCTGGCTGAAGTCGATTACACCGACATCAGCGATCCGTTCTACTTCCAGGACTTGGAAAGCGACCAGATCGGTGTCGAGAGCCGTGATGCGCTGAACCAGCGAGGGGCACTGACCTACCGTGGAGACAGCTATCAGGCTCGCCTGAACTTGCAGGCCTACGAGATGGCAACCATCTCGAAGATCACGCCGTACAACAAGCTGCCTCAGATCACCCTCAATGGCATGCTGCCTTATCATCCGGGTGGCTTCGACTTCAGCTACAAGACCGAAGCCGTGCGCTTCGATCGTGATCTGAAAACCGGCCCTGTCTTCAACGAAGATGGCGAACTGGATACCACCGCTGGGGCCAGAGGCCAACGCCTAGACGAGAATCTCTTCGGTATAGCCCGTTCCAACGGTAATCGCCTGAACGCCGCACCAGCGATCAGCCTTCCGATGGAAGCCAGCTACGGATACATGAAACCGAAGCTCACGTACATGTACACGCACTATGATCTTGACCTGGATAGCAAGGGTAAGAACGATCTCGTTATCAACCCAGGACGAGTCCCACTATACGGTGACTTCAAGAGTAACCAGGACCGTGACGTCCCGATTTTCAGCGTCGACAGCGGTCTATACTTTGACCGCAACACCTCGCTGTTCGGAACCAACTACCGTCAGACCCTCGAGCCACGTCTGTTCTATCTTTACGTCCCGTATAAGGACCAGACGGACATTCCCCTGTTCGACACGGGCGAGTCTGTATTCAGCTACGACTCGCTGTTCCGTGAAAACCGATTCAGTGGCACCGACCGCATCGGTGACGAGAACAAGCTGTCTCTCGGCGTGACCACGCGCTGGATCGAGGAAAACGGCTTCGAGCGTCAGTTCCTGAGTGTTGGTCAGGCCTACTACTTCAAGGATCGCAAGGTCCAGCTGCCAGGTATCGACTACCGCACCCGCACTGACTCGCAGTCGGATGTGTCGCCATACGCCCTGCTGTACGGATATCGCTTCAACCGCGACTGGCGCTTCAACGCCAACTACAACTGGGACCCGGATACCCGCAGCCCACGTTCGGGCGCGGCGATGTTCCACTACCAGCCGGAAGACAATCCGAACAAGATCGTCAACCTGGGCTATCGCTACCGCAACGACACCATCGCCTATGACTCCGCTACCGGCACCTGGAAAGTGGGCGGCGGCGACTATGGCACCCCGGGCAGCGCAAACTATGTCAAGGATTACTACAAGATCCAGCAGCACGACTTCTCGGTCATCTGGCCGATCGTGCCGCAATGGAACGTGATCGCCCGCTGGCAGCATGACTACAACCGCAACCGCACCCTGGAAGCCATGGGCGGTTTCGAGTACGACAACTGCTGCTGGAAACTGCGTCTGATCAACCGCTACTGGATCGACTATGACGACTTCAGCCAGGCCACGCCAGTAAACGAAAAAGGCGACCATGGCATCTTCCTGCAGATCGTGCTGAAAGGCCTCGGTGGCGTGGTAGGCAACAAGGTCGAATCTTTCCTCGACGAAGGCATTCAAGGTTACCGTACACGTGAAGACCAAGCTTATTGA
- the surA gene encoding peptidylprolyl isomerase SurA gives MKTKLIDRLRPALLGAVLLSGVAHAAPQPLDRVVAIVDNDVVMQSQLDQRVHEVQQTIAKRGGGVPPTSALEQQVLERLIVENLQLQIGERSGIRITDEELNQAIGTIAQRNGMSLDQFRAALAHDGLSFDDAREQVKREMIISRVRQRRVAERIQVSEQEVKNFLNSDLGKMQMSEEYRLANILIPTPEAANSEAIQTAARQVGDVYQQLKQGKDFGQMAIERSASENALEGGEMGWRKAGQLPPDFAKMLSSMAVGDITQPIRIPNGFIILKLEEKRGGSENVLRDEVHVRHILIKPSEIRSDAATEQLAERLYDRIKNGEDFGELAKSFSEDPGSALNGGDLNWVDPNSLVPEFREQMANAQQGVVTKPFRTQYGWHVLEVLGRRATDSTEQAREQQALNVLRNRKYDEELQTWLRQIRDEAYVEIKLPGADQAAQ, from the coding sequence GTGAAGACCAAGCTTATTGATCGTCTGCGTCCAGCATTGCTGGGCGCTGTATTGCTGAGCGGCGTGGCCCACGCCGCGCCGCAGCCCCTGGACCGTGTGGTGGCCATCGTCGATAACGACGTGGTCATGCAGAGCCAACTGGACCAACGTGTCCATGAGGTACAGCAAACCATCGCCAAGCGTGGCGGCGGCGTTCCGCCGACCAGCGCGCTTGAGCAGCAGGTACTGGAACGCCTGATCGTCGAGAACCTGCAGTTGCAGATTGGCGAGCGCTCCGGCATCCGCATCACCGACGAAGAACTGAACCAGGCCATCGGCACCATTGCCCAGCGCAACGGTATGTCGCTTGACCAGTTCCGCGCCGCGTTGGCCCACGACGGCTTGTCGTTCGACGATGCCCGTGAGCAGGTCAAACGCGAGATGATCATCAGCCGCGTGCGCCAGCGTCGTGTCGCCGAGCGCATCCAGGTTTCCGAACAGGAAGTGAAGAACTTCCTCAACTCGGACCTGGGCAAGATGCAGATGTCGGAAGAGTACCGCCTGGCCAACATCCTGATCCCGACTCCGGAAGCTGCCAACTCGGAAGCCATCCAGACGGCGGCTCGTCAGGTCGGCGATGTCTACCAGCAGCTCAAGCAGGGCAAGGACTTCGGCCAGATGGCCATTGAACGCTCTGCCAGCGAAAACGCCCTGGAAGGCGGCGAGATGGGTTGGCGCAAAGCCGGCCAACTGCCACCTGACTTCGCCAAGATGCTCAGCAGCATGGCCGTGGGCGACATCACCCAGCCCATCCGCATCCCCAACGGCTTCATCATCCTCAAGCTCGAGGAGAAGCGCGGTGGCAGCGAGAACGTGCTGCGCGATGAAGTGCATGTGCGCCACATCCTGATCAAACCAAGCGAAATTCGCAGCGATGCCGCCACTGAGCAGCTCGCCGAGCGCCTGTATGACCGGATCAAGAACGGTGAAGACTTCGGCGAGCTGGCCAAGAGCTTCTCGGAAGACCCAGGTTCTGCCCTCAACGGCGGCGACCTCAACTGGGTCGACCCGAACAGCCTGGTGCCCGAGTTCCGCGAACAGATGGCCAACGCCCAGCAAGGCGTCGTGACCAAACCGTTCAGAACCCAGTACGGCTGGCACGTTCTGGAAGTGCTGGGCCGCCGCGCCACCGACAGCACCGAACAGGCCCGCGAGCAACAAGCGCTGAACGTGTTGCGTAACCGCAAATACGACGAAGAGCTGCAGACCTGGCTGCGCCAGATCCGCGACGAAGCCTACGTTGAAATCAAGCTGCCTGGCGCCGACCAGGCCGCGCAGTGA